The Daucus carota subsp. sativus chromosome 2, DH1 v3.0, whole genome shotgun sequence genome includes a window with the following:
- the LOC135150439 gene encoding uncharacterized protein LOC135150439, with translation MDEEYTLWIDFPRYSQEYLDGVECFLQKGFPIFGKGDEMQCPCRKCAKRLWLGRDSIYDHLICNGPSLVHVQWICEVAHTKLSDIDDFMDCETGKGFEDNLDDMFDCTGKGFENVNEGEQGPNKEAAKFYRHVREGKQPLYPGCTKFSRLSFMIRLYHLKCVHGITESAFGDLLGLMKDAFPNAVLPQSFIAAKNIIKDLGLDYQKIHACPNNCMLFWAENSDKEVCDNCGASRWVVQEKKGTAANSDPDKLIHKVPSKIMRYFPLKPRLQRLFMCKDYSKLMTWHDVAKKRREIKTSC, from the coding sequence ATGGATGAGGAATATACTCTTTGGATAGACTTTCCTAGATATAGTCAGGAATATTTAGATGGCGTAGAGTGTTTTCTACAAAAGGGCTTCCCCATATTCGGAAAAGGGGATGAAATGCAGTGCCCTTGCAGAAAATGTGCCAAACGTCTATGGTTAGGTCGAGATAGTATTTATGACCATCTTATTTGTAATGGACCTTCGCTGGTACACGTACAATGGATATGTGAGGTTGCACATACTAAATTAAGTGATATAGATGACTTTATGGATTGCGAAACGGGGAAGGGTTTCGAAGATAATTTAGATGATATGTTTGATTGTACGGGAAAGGGGTTCGAAAATGTAAATGAGGGTGAACAAGGACCAAACAAAGAGGCTGCAAAATTTTATCGTCATGTTAGAGAAGGCAAACAACCATTGTACCCTGGATGCACCAAATTTTCACGACTAAGTTTcatgatcagactttatcattTAAAGTGTGTTCATGGAATTACCGAATCTGCTTTCGGAGATCTGCTAGGGTTGATGAAAGATGCATTCCCTAATGCTGTCCTGCCTCAATCCTTTATTGCAGCAAAGAATATTATCAAGGATCTAGGACTAGATTATcaaaaaatacatgcatgccCAAACAATTGCATGTTGTTTTGGGCTGAAAATAGTGATAAAGAAGTGTGTGATAATTGTGGCGCTTCGAGGTGGGTTGTACAAGAAAAGAAGGGAACTGCTGCTAATAGTGATCCAGATAAGTTGATACACAAAGTGCCTTCAAAAATAATGAGGTACTTTCCCCTAAAACCAAGGCTGCAGAGGTTATTCATGTGCAAAGATTATTCGAAACTAATGACTTGGCATGATGTGGCGAAAAAGAGACGGGAAATTAAGACATCCTGCTGA